One window of Populus nigra chromosome 5, ddPopNigr1.1, whole genome shotgun sequence genomic DNA carries:
- the LOC133695408 gene encoding protein CURLY FLAG LEAF 1-like: MVSFQALPSPNGRKSIPELDDSSKKRKWEESQTEGILEKRSKPESTKSFFEEIELHRETPLPLEWQRCLDIQSGQIHFYNTRTHKRTSRDPRKTPEPPSPDHHMSLDLELNLTYDQSQRKRFANDHITKQNSGGSIRGFGDLFKDSSRDKESSGGLTRRPSWLASERDQEEMVATVCTRCHMLVMLCRSSPACPNCKFLHPPDQSSPKLFK, from the exons ATGGTCTCCTTTCAAGCACTCCCATCTCCAAATGGGAGAAAGTCAATACCAGAGCTTGATGATTCATCAAAGAAGAGAAAGTGGGAAGAGTCGCAAACTGAAGGGATTCTCGAGAAAAGATCAAAACCAGAGAGCACAAAATCGTTCTTTGAAGAAATCGAGCTGCACCGCGAGACCCCATTACCTTTGGAGTGGCAAAGATGCCTCGATATTCAG TCAGGGCAGATACACTTCTATAATACAAGGACCCATAAGAGAACATCAAGAGATCCAAGGAAAACCCCCGAGCCACCAAGTCCTGATCATCATATGAGCTTAGACCTTGAGCTAAACCTAACATATGATCAATCACAAAGGAAAAGGTTTGCAAACGACCATATTACAAAGCAGAATTCCGGTGGCTCCATCCGAGGTTTTGGTGATTTGTTCAAGGATTCTAGCAGAGATAAGGAGAGTTCAGGAGGACTAACACGGCGTCCCTCGTGGTTAGCGTCTGAAAGGGATCAGGAAGAAATGGTAGCGACAGTGTGCACAAGGTGCCACATGTTGGTGATGCTTTGCAGGTCCTCTCCTGCCTGCCCTAACTGCAAATTCCTGCATCCACCAGACCAAAGCTCTCCTAAACTATTCAAGTAA
- the LOC133693696 gene encoding probable mitochondrial adenine nucleotide transporter BTL3, protein MPGFEIWPRNSQSQTPSSIDLTPSSSSSSTLGGIFLEPTVYSSSVNFISHKCSSITISNPISFYKHANFGGLKRGRRSRDFNEVVVSGVFLSVSLRNDGLLQESKVCLVPNEDSKSLEEEDKVAEGGNIVLDSKENRKVKARGGFAMNTTKHLWAGAIAAMVSRTCVAPLERLKLEYIVRGEQKNIVELIKTIATTQGLKGFWKGNLVNILRTAPFKAVNFCAYDTYRKQLLRFSGNEETTNFERFIAGAGAGITATILCLPLDTIRTMIVAPGGEALGGVIGAFRHMIQTEGFFSLYKGLVPSILSVAPSGAVFYGVYDILKSAYLHSPEGQKRLHYMSHHGQELNALDQLELGPIRTLVYGAIAGACAEFATYPFEVVRRRLQLQVRATKMSALVTCVKIIEQGGIPALYAGLFPSLLQVLPSAAISYFVYEFMKIVLKVE, encoded by the exons ATGCCAGGATTTGAGATATGGCCGAGAAATTCACAATCCCAAACTCCATCCTCAATAGATTTAACTCCCAGCTCTTCTAGCTCATCCACTCTCGGTGGCATATTTCTGGAGCCCACCGTTTATTCTTCTagtgttaattttatttctcataaATGCTCTTCAATCACTATTTCAAATCCCATTTCCTTTTATAAACACGCGAATTTCGGGGGCTTAAAGAGAGGAAGGAGGAGTAGAGATTTTAATGAAGTGGTGGTTAGTGGTGTTTTTCTGTCAGTGAGCTTGAGAAATGATGGGCTCCTGCAGGAATCTAAGGTGTGTTTGGTTCCAAACGAAGATAGCAAGAgcctggaggaggaggataagGTGGCAGAGGGAGGTAATATTGTTTTGGATAGTAAAGAGAACCGGAAGGTTAAGGCGCGAGGAGGTTTTGCTATGAATACCACTAAGCATCTGTGGGCTGGTGCCATTGCTGCCATGGTCTCAAG AACTTGTGTGGCTCCGCTTGAGCGATTAAAACTGGAATATATAGTTCGCGGTGAGCAAAAGAATATTGTTGAGCTAATCAAGACAATTGCTACTACTCAAGGCTTGAAGGGTTTTTGGAAAGGGAATCTTGTTAACATTCTTCGCACTGCGCCATTTAAAGCGGTCAATTTTTGTGCTTATGACACATATCGGAAGCAACTGCTCAGATTCTCAGGAAATGAGGAAACAACGAATTTCGAAAGGTTCAttgctggtgctggtgctggcATTACTGCGACAATTCTCTGTTTACCACTTGACACG ATCCGGACCATGATAGTTGCACCTGGTGGAGAAGCTTTGGGTGGTGTAATTGGTGCTTTTCGCCACATGATACAAACTGAAGGTTTCTTTTCACTTTACAAGGGCTTAGTACCTTCTATCTTAAGTGTGGCACCATCAGGGGCAGTTTTCTATGGCGTGTATGATATACTGAAATCAGCTTATCTTCATTCACCGGAAGGTCAGAAGAGACTTCATTATATGAGCCATCACGGGCAGGAATTAAATGCCTTGGACCAACTGGAGTTGGGACCAATCAGGACATTAGTGTATGGGGCAATTGCTGGTGCTTGTGCAGAATTTGCTACATACCCATTTGAAGTTGTTAGGAGACGGCTTCAATTGCAAGTCCGGGCTACCAAGATGAGTGCATTGGTGACCTGTGTCAAGATAATTGAGCAAGGAGGAATTCCAGCTCTTTATGCTGGACTGTTTCCCAGCTTGCTGCAG GTACTTCCTTCAGCTGCAATTAGTTACTTCGTCTATGAGTTTATGAAGATTGTTCTCAAAGTGGAATGA
- the LOC133694019 gene encoding multifunctional methyltransferase subunit TRM112 homolog A-like, which produces MRLFTHNMLSSNIKGVSNGFPLRIEVEQVLEKQVDFNPDFVKNLFPKLEWKALVDGARTLGYAELPEEADSSMLESEEFLRKVHHALLELHLEEGALTCPETGRKFPVTKGIPNMLLHEDEV; this is translated from the coding sequence ATGAGGCTATTCACTCACAACATGCTGTCCTCCAATATCAAGGGAGTTTCCAACGGCTTCCCTTTACGAATCGAGGTAGAGCAAGTGCTCGAAAAGCAAGTGGACTTCAATCCCGATTTCGTCAAAAACTTGTTCCCTAAGCTCGAGTGGAAAGCCCTTGTCGACGGCGCACGAACCTTGGGCTACGCTGAGCTTCCCGAGGAGGCCGATTCATCGATGCTTGAGTCTGAGGAATTCTTAAGGAAGGTTCACCACGCTCTTTTGGAGCTTCACCTCGAAGAGGGGGCTTTGACTTGTCCTGAGACAGGAAGAAAGTTTCCGGTTACTAAAGGGATACCCAATATGCTTCTTCATGAAGATGAGGTTTGA